The DNA window CTCCACCACCCACCAGGGCACATCACTGCCGCGCCCGCCCCGTCACACCAGCGCTCGCCACCATCGTGGCCGTGCTCACCCCATCACTGAGCGCCGACCGCGCTACAGCGCCGCCAGCTCGCTGGTTCCGTGCTCGGTGCGGCGGATCTGCCAGACGGCGGTGCGGGTGCGTTGCGAGCGACCGTTGGCGCGGTCGATCAGGGCGCGGTTGTTGGTGGTGAAGATCAGTTGGGCGCCATGGGAATTGGTTTCCGGATTCTGGAAGAGCTGGATCAAGCGGTCGGTCTCCTCGACCGGGAGGTGGGTGCCGATATCGTCGATCGCGAGTACCCGGCCGGAGTCGAGGGCGTCCAGCATGGTCGGCAGCAGGCGCAGCATCGACAGGGTCGCGGTGGATTCGTCGGCGATATCGAAGGCGGAGTCGATGCCGCTGTGCACCAGCCCGAGGCCGACGCCGCGGCGATCGACCATTCGGGTGTAGAGGGCATCGCGGGCGGCCTGCAAATTGCTCAACTCGCGCTCGAGCATGACCTCGGTGATGCCGTTGTCCCGCAGCAACTGGTCAGCGTGCCCCGGCGTGGTGGCGCACAGCTCCACCTGTTTGGCCGTCCCCGCGATATCGGCGTCGAGTTCGCGCAGATAGTCCGCGTACATCGGATCGGGTTCGGCGATCAGCAGATCGGTGATGCCGAGTTCGGCCGTGCGCAGCAGCATGAGCAGCCGCACCGCGTGATCCGGGGACGCGGACAGGTGACTGCCGAGCCGATGCGCGACCGCCGTCGCATCGGCCGCGCCGTGCTGCACCTCGAGCATCGAGGAGAACCACCGATACGCGGGTACCAGCGCCTCGGCGTACATCTGCCCGGCGAGGCTGAGCAGCAACGCATTCGGGCGCACCAGCGGCAGCAACGCCGCAATGCCGTAGCGCGCGGCCTCGAACATCGGGCCGATCTTGATCTGCTCGCCGTTGCGCTCGAACACGATTCGCTTGCGCGAGCGCGGATGCGTGTAGAGCCACTCCGCGGTCACATCCGCGTTGTCCAACCGGAACCCGTAGGTATACGGAACGCCCTCCGCGACGAAGCTCGCCATGAATTCCGAAGGGCGATCCGGGAATCCGCGATGCGGCGCGCGCACCGGACCCGCGTACGGATCCCAGCCGGTCACCGAATTCAGCACCGCGTCGCGCATCTGGTCCAGCGCATCGATCAGGCTCGTCTTGCCCGCGCCACTCGCCCCGTGCACCGCCGTCACCGGCACCGCCACCGGTCCACTCCCCCGGCTCAATCGCAAGTCCTGCCGTTCGGCCAGCGATCTGTGATTCGTCACCTGAAAACTGCGCAGCATCCCGCCATCCTGTCGGTTCCCCGATCCGGCCGCGACACCGACACGCGCATCGGGAGCCGGGACAGACCCCGCCCACGGGGCTTCGGCCGGACAAATGCGCACGTCACGCGTTATCATGCTGGCGCACCGGCTACCCGCTGGCATGCGCTGAACATGTTTTTCGATGAGGATGGTTTAACGATGGAACTGACGGTTCGTCGTCTTGTGGCCCGCAGCTCCGTCGCGGCCGCTCTCGCTCTCGGCCCGCTGGTCGTCCTGGGCCCGCCGCAGGCCGCCGCCGAAGCGCCCTGCCCGGACGGCACGGCCCGGATCTTCTTCCACGATGAGACCAACACTTGTCAGGGTGGTGGCAGCTACAGCTTCACCGGCGCCCCCGCGCTCGTGAAGGTGTGCTCGGTGGGCCGGGTCGAGGTCATCGTCGACACCACCATCAAGACGGGCAAGACCAAGACCAAGACCAACCACCTCGATCTGAGCAACGGTCAGTGCGGCCGCATCACGATCAGCGGTCAGCTCGACTCGACCGTGACCATCACGCCCTCCTGATACCGGGTCCGAACAGTAACGCGCTATCGCCGAACTCGTGCCAGAGATAGCCGGTGTCGAGGGCGGTTGCGTAGGCCTCGTGCACGGTGGCTTCGCCCGCGACCGCGACGAGTAGATCCAGGTGTGATGCGCCGGGAGCGTGCCAGCCGGTGATGATGGCGTCGACCACTCGGGCCGGACGGTGCGGGCCGAGAACCAGTTCGGTCCAGCCACGCGCCGGGTGCACGATTCCAGCGTGATCGGCGGTGGTCTCCAGCGCTCTGGTGACCGTGGTGCCGACCGCGATGATCCGGCCGCCCGCCACCCTGGTGTCGTTCACCAGACGCGCCGTCGACGCCGGTATCGCGAAACGCTCCGGGCTGGGTGGTTCGCCCGCCTCGGGCGAGGAGACCCCGGTATGCAGGGTGATCGGCGCGACCGCGACGCCGGAAGTCACCAGATCGAGCACCAGCTGTTGCGTGAACGGTCGTGCTGCGCTGGGCATTTCGGCGCTGCCGGGAATTCGACCGAAGACGGTCGTGTAGTACGACGACGACCAGCGTTGCGGCACATACGAATAGGTGATCGGATAGCCGTGGGTCGCCAGCAGCCAAGTGGGGTCGGCGCTCAGTTCCGCGATCCACAGGCGGCGCGCGCCCGATAGCCATGGTTCGCGCAGGATGGCGGTGGCGCCGTCGGGCAGCTGTATCTCGTTGCCCGCGTGCAGATCACGCGGATAGGGTGTGCGTTCGCGGGTGCGCACCTCCACCACCCAGAGTCCATCGCAGCCGCCGAAGGTGTCCGGTAGGCCGCTGGCCGCCGATTCCGGCACGGCCGCGTCGACGGACGCATTGAGCCAGGTGGACAAATGGAGGACGACCGGCGCACCCTCGAGGGTGCCGTCGACCGCCGCGGCCAGGGTCGCCGAATTGTTCACCACCACAAGGTCACCCGCGCGCAGCTGATGCGGCAGCTCGCGAAATCTGGTGTGGGTGAGTCGATCCGCCGAGACCAGCATCCGGACTTCGTCGCGCGCCAGACCGCGCGCCTCCGGCGGGGCGATGGCATTGCGCTCCGGCGGCAGGACGTCGGGCCATTCGTCGAGCGCTGTCGGCCCACCCGTCACCCGGCCACCACCCCTCATCGAATCGCTTCGCGATCCTGCGCTCATCGGAGGACCTCCGTGGCGAAATCCGCCGCGGTGTAGCGGCCGTTCTTCGGCCGCTCCTCGATCAGTCGCAAGAGCGCGGGCACCACGGTCTCCGGCTCGGGGCGATCGGAGATATCGTCGCCCGGAAACGCCGCCTGATGCATTTCGGTGCGCATATCGCCGGGATCGAAGGCGTAGATCGACGTCTCCGGATGCTCGGCGGCCAGGATCGCGGTGAGCTGATCGAGGGCCGCCTTCGAGGAGCCGTAGCCGCCCCAATCCGGGTATGGTTCGGCACCCGCGTCCGAGCTGATGTTCACCGCGACGCCGTCCACGCCGAGCAGCGGCAGCGCGAACTGCAGCACCGCGAGCGGGGCGATGACATTGGTCCGGTACACCAGCTCGAGTTCGTCGAGCGGATAGTTCGCCAAGCGCGGCATCGGACTGGGCCCGAGTCGGCTGGCGTTGTTTACGACGAGGTCGAGATGGCCGATGCCGCTGGCGATTTCGGCCAGTTCCGCGCGATGGCGCGGGTCGGTGATATCGCCGGGCAGCGTGCGCAGCGCGTCACCGAGTTCGGTGCGCACCCGGTCGAGCCGGTCGGCGCGGCGGGCGGTGCCGATCACCCGCCAGCCGCGCCCGACCAGCGAACGCGTGAGTGCCAGACCGAATCCCGCCGAAGCGCCGGTGATCAAAGCGGTAGCACGGTAAACCATGGTGAACTCCTGATAGTCGCCTATCACCCGATCCTCATACCTGAAGCCAGGTTGAGGTCAAGGAATGTTCACTCTGGGCGCACGAGCTGGCCGATCCCGCTACTCCTCGGCTTCGGCCTCCGCCTCCGCCGGCTCCGGCGTCACCGCCGCCGGGCCCTGCGTCAGCAGCTTCCGGAAGCCGTCCTCGTCGAGGATCGGCACACCGAGTTCCTCCGCCTTGGCGGCCTTGGACCCCGGCGAATCACCGATCACCACGAACGCGGTCTTCTTCGAGACCGATCCCGCGGCCTTACCACCGCGCACCAGGATCGCCTCCTTCGCGCCGTCGCGCGAAAACCCTTCCAGCGAACCGGTAACCACGATCGACAGCCCCTCGAGTGTGCGCTCGATGGATGCGTCGCGTTCATCGGCCATCCGCACACCCGCGGCGCGCCACTTGTCGACGATCGCGCGATGCCAGTCGACGGTGAACCAGTCCACTACCGCGTTCGCGATGGTCGGACCGACCCCGTCGGCGGCGCCGAGTTCCTCGGCCGAGGCTTGCTCGATGCGGTCCATACTGGCGAATTCCGCGGCGAGCGCGCGCGCGGCGGTCGGACCGACGTGCCGGACGGACAGGCCGACCAGCGCTCGCCACAGCGGGCGGTCCTTGGCAGCTCGCAGGTTCTCCAGCAGTCGTTTGCCGTTTGCCGACAGCGTGCCGTCCATATTCGCGTACAGCGAAGTGGTCAGCAGCCGGGCCTCGTCGAGGTCGAACAGATCGCCCTCATCGGTGATCGCGCCCGAACGCAGCAGGTCCACCGCACCCTCGTAGCCGAGCGCCTCGATATCGAAGACGCGACGGCTCGCGATGTAGAACAGCCGCTCGCGCCGCTGCCCCGGGCAGAATTGCCCATTGGGACAGCGGATATCGACGTCGCTCTCCTTCTCCGGCGCCAGCTCCGCATCGCATTCGGGACACTGCGTCGGCATCACGAACTCGCGCTCGTCGCCGGTGCGCGCGTCCACTACCGGACCGAGCACCTCGGGGATGACATCGCCCGCCTTGCGGATGGTGACGGTATCGCCGATCAGCACACCCTTGCGCTTCACCTCGGAGGCGTTGTGCAGCGTGGCGCGCGCGACGGTGGAACCCGCGATGGAGACCGGCTCCATCACCGCGAACGGGGTGACCCGGCCGGTGCGGCCGACGTTCACCTCGATGCCGAGCAGCTTGGTGGTCGCCTCCTCCGGCGGATATTTGTAGGCGATCGCCCAGCGCGGCGCACGCGAGGTAGACCCGAGACGCCGCTGCAGCGCCATCTCGTCGACCTTGATGACCTGACCGTCGATCTCGTGCTCGATATCGTGGCGGTGCTCGCCCCAATATTCGACGCGCTCGATCACCGCGTCGATGCCCTGTACCAGTTTGGTGTGCTCGGAGACCGGCAGACCCCATGCGGCCAGCGCGCGGTAGGCCTCGTGCTGCGAAGTCGGGGTGTATCCCTCGATGCGCCCGAAGCCGTGGCAGATCATCCGCAGCCGACGTCGCGCGGTGACCGCCGGATCCTTCTGCCGCAGCGAGCCCGCCGCGGTATTGCGCGGATTCGCGTACGGCGGCTTGCCCTCGGCCACGATCGCGGCGTTGAGCGTCTCGAAGTCCTCCAGCCGGAAATACACCTCACCGCGTACCTCCAGCAGTTCCGGGACCGGGAACTCGTCGGTCGGGGTGAGCTCGCCGGGGATGTCCTCGATAGTGCGGGCGTTGAGCGTGACATCCTCACCGGTGCGTCCGTCGCCGCGCGTCGCGCCGCGTACCAGCCGCCCGTTCTCGTAGACCAGGTTCAGCGCGACACCGTCGATCTTCACTTCGCACAGATAGTGCAGATTCGACCCGGTCTCGGCCTCCACCCGACTCGCCCAGGTGCGCAGCTCGTCGAAGTCGAACACATTGTCCAGCGACAGCATCCGCTCCAGGTGGTCCACGGCGGTGAAATCCGTCGCGAACCCGCCACCGACCAGTTGCGTGGGCGAATCGGGCGTGCGCAGATCGGGATGCGCCTCTTCCAGAGCCTGCAGTTGCCCCAGCAGCTTGTCGAACTCCCCGTCGGAGATGATCGGCGCGTCCCGTACGTAGTACCGGAACTGGTGCTCCCGAACCTCGTCCGCAAGCCGCTGCCACTCCACCCGCTGCTCCGCCGTGGCCGGGCCCGCCGCAATGTCGCTGTCACTCACCCAACGCACACTAGTCGAGCCCACCGACAGAAAACCGCCACATTCCCGCACGTCGCGGCCGACAAACCGGCAGCGGATCCGGACCGAGATGCGTTGCCCGTTGATCGCACGGATACCAGTCGCGGTCGCCGCCGCGCTTGTGGCTTGGAGTCGTGCCCCGCGTCCAGTCGGACACGGTGAGCAATTCTCGAACGGCGGCGACACCGTCCGAGGTTCAGGAGAAGTCGAGCGATTCGGGTTCTTCGGCGTAGGCGCGGGCTACTTCGGTGGACAGGCGCAGGGCTTGCCGAGCCCATTCCAGCGGAGCACCGGCCAGGCCGCACGCCGGGGCGACCAAGACCTGGGAGGCGAGGGTCGATCGACGCAGACCGAGGCGATCGACCAGGCGGACACCGGGCTCGGCGATATCGCGCCAGGTCGGGGGTTTGACCGGCGGTGTGGTCGGCACCAGGCCGAGTACCACTTGCTTTCCGGCGTCGAGGATTTCACCGATATCGTCCAGGTTGCCGGTGGCGATGGTGGCCAGATCGAAACCGATCGCGGCGGCCGCGCTCCCCCGCAGAAACGACAGCGCGGGCGAATCGGCGCAGCTGTGCACCAGCACGGGGGCGGATTGGGCGGTGATCACCGCGTCCAGGACCGCGAGCGCCTCCGGTTCGGGCACCGCACGAACCGTATCGAGCAGGCTGACGCCGCGTAGCGAACCGTTCAGCACATCGGTCAGCGACGGTTCGTCCAGTTGCAGAACGACTTCCGCACCGAGGCGTTTGCGCACCGCACTCGCATGCTCGGCCAGGCCCTCGGCGAGGGATGCCGAAACATCGCGCACCGCACCGGAATCGGTGAGTACGCGGTGACCGCCGGGGAGTTCGAGCTGGGCCGCCAGGGTCAGCGGACCGGCGGTCTGCAGTTTGACCGTGCGACCAGCCAAACCTGCTGTCTCCCAAGCTTCTTCGAGCGCGTCGAGGTCAGCCCTGAGCAGATCGCGAGCGCGTCGCGAGACCGCACCCGGCCGGGGCGCCAGCCGGTAACCCCGGGTCGTGGTGTCGAATCGCATATCGACCAGCAGCGCCGAGACGCGCCCGATCATGTCCGAACCCGCACCGCGCCCGGGCAATTCGACCAGATGCGGCAGATGCGGCAGCTCGCCGATGACGGTCGCCGCGGCCTCACGCGGATCCGTACCCGGCCATGACCCGACGGCCGTCGCGATCCCACCGGGAATCCGCACTGGTTCCTTCGCCGCGAGTTCGTCCTTGGCGATTTCGCTCACTGCGCTGCCCCTATGCGGGGTTTGCACCCCATGGTGTGGTGGATCCCGGTCTGCACCGGGATGACGAAGAAGGTGAACCGATCTCGCTTGCGCCGCCCGATGTCGGCGGCGCTCACTGCCCGGCGCTCGCGCCCGCGCTACTCACGGAGGACCTATCGCGCGAAGTGCCGTTGATGGTGCCGCTTCCGATTACCTCATCACCCGAGGTATCCGGCCGATACACCACCACGGCCTGGCCGCGGGCCACACCGGTCAGCGGCTCACGCAGCCGCACGATCAATCCGTCGCCGACCGCTTCGGCCACGGCCGGTGCGGTGCCGCCGTGCGCGCGCACCTGCGCGACACATTCGATCGGCCCTTCCGGTGCGGAGCCGGAGGTCCAGATGGCACGGTCGGCATGCACGGTCCACACCTGTAGATCCTCGGCCGAGCCGACCTGGACGGTGCCGGAGTCGGGATCGATACCGGTGACGTAGCGCGGCTTGCCGTCGGCGGCCGGGCCGGGCAGCCCGAGCCCCTTGCGCTGGCCGATGGTGAACCCGTGCACGCCTTCGTGATTCGCCAGTACCTGACCGTCGGCGTCGACCACGGCACCGGGCCGGATACCGATCTTCGCGCCGAGGAACGCCCGGGTATCACCGGAGGGAATGAAGCAGATGTCATGGCTGTCGGGCTTGTTCGCCACCGCGAGCCCGCGCTCAGCGGCCTCCGCGCGGATCTGTGGCTTCGGGGTATCACCCACCGGGAACAGCGCCCGCGACAGCTGCTGCGCGGTCAGCACCGCGAGCACATAGGACTGGTCCTTGTCGGCGTCGACGGCACGCCGCAGCACGCCGTCCTCGAGCCGTGCGTAGTGGCCGGTGGCCACGGCGTCGAAGCCGAGCGCGACCGCGCGATCGGCGAGGGCCGAGAACTTGATCTTCTCATTGCAGCGCAGACACGGGTTCGGCGTCTCGCCCGCGGCATAGGCGGCGACGAAGTCGTCGATCACATCTTCCTTGAAGCGGTCCGCGAAATCCCAGACGTAGAACGGGATTCCGAGCACGTCGGCGGCGCGGCGGGCGTCGCCGGCGTCCTCCTTCGAGCAGCAGCCGCGCGAACCGGTGCGCAGCGTACCCGGTGTCGCGGACAGCGCCAGATGCACGCCGACCACCTCATGGCCCGCGTCGACGGCACGTGCCGCCGCCACTGCCGAATCCACACCACCACTCATCGCGGCGAGTACCCGCATCAGACACCTCCCTTCGCACCGGCCAGACCCGCGGCCCTGGCCCTTTCCACAATCTGGGGTAGCACAGTCAGTACCGCGTCCACATCGGCGCGCGTCGAGGTGTGCCCCAACGAGAACCGTAGCGATCCGCGCGCCTGCCACGGCTGCACGCCCATGGCGATCAGCACATGGCTCGGCGTGGCCACGCCCGCGTTGCAGGCCGACCCGGTCGAACATTCGATCCCGGCCGCGTCCAGCAGCATCAGCAGCGAATCGCCTTCACAGCCGGGGAAGGTGAAATGCACATTGCCCGGCAGTCGCCGCTCGCCGACCGGACCGCTCAGCACCGCATCGGGAACGGCCGCGCGGATGCCCTCGATCAGGTCGTCGCGCAGTGCCGCCAATTCCGATGTGCGCGTGGGCAACTCGGCCACGGTACAGCGCAATGCGGTGGCCAGACCGACGGCCGCCGCGGTATCGGATGTTCCCGAGCGCAGATCGCGCTCGTGCCCGCCGCCGTGCAACAGCGGCACACACGGCACCTGCCTGCCGAGCAGCAGCACACCCACACCGTGCGGCCCGCCGACCTTGTGCCCGGCGAAACTCGCCGCCGAGAGTCCGCTGGCCGCGAAGTCGATCGGCAGCTGGGCGGCGGCCTGGATCGCGTCACTGTGCATCGGCACACCGAATTCCTGTGCCACCGAGGCCAATTCGACAATCGGCGCGATGGTGCCGACTTCGTTGTTGGCCCACATGATGGTCACCAGCGCGACCTCGTCGACATGATCGGCCAGCGCCGCCCGCAGCACCCGCGGCGACACCACGCCGTCGGCATCCACGGGCAGCCAGGTCACCTGCGCGCCCTCGTGCTGTTCCAGCCACTCGACCGCATCGATGACCGCGTGATGTTCGGTCGAACCCGCGATGATCCTGGTCCGGCGCGGCTCGGCGTCGCGGCGGGCCCAGTACACGCCCTTGATCGCCAGATTGTCGCTCTCGGTCCCGCCCGAGGTGAAGATCACCTCCGACGGCCGGGCGCCCAGATCGGCGGCGATCGATTCGCGCGCCTCCTCCAGCAGCCGCCGGGCCGCGCGCCCCGAACCGTGCATTGACGAGGCGTTACCCGCCATCGCGAGGGCAGCGGTCATCGCCTCGATCGCGGCAGGCACCATCGGAGTGGTCGCCGCATGATCGAGGTAAACCGTCTTGGGCGCACCGTGGACCGGACCCGAAAAAGCCGACTTCATGACCGACAAAGCCTATCCCACCGTTGACCTGCGCTTCTTGGGGGTATGCCCCCGCTTTCTACGAATTTTCTACGATTTCGCCTGCGAGTCGTAACCCGCTGACCGCCCTCCGGTATTCCCGCAGGCCCCGCCGCGGGGCTTCCCGAGGTGGAGTGCCTCGTCCCGTTGCCCGTCCACGCCTCGGTCGAAGCAGTCGAAGGGAAAGGCGGCGTCACGGGAGCTGCGCGGATCAGCGCATTGTGGACTACTCCATCGGTCGTGGGCGTGAATCTGCCGATGGTCTCACCGTGGATCTGCCGACATCGTTCCCGCTGATCTGCCGACATTTGCGGGCGATGATCTGCCGCAGCGCGGTGTTGTGGTTGCGGCCGATAGGTATGCGAGCCATTGGGGCACCGGCCTGCCCCATCGACTGGCAGCAGGTGGGTCAGTTGTCGGGTGTTCCGCCCTGTCGCTTCCGGAGTACCTGCATCGCCCAGGTGCACCACCGGATTGTTTCTTCCTCGAACATGCGTCCCCGGACGGCGGTCAGGTAGGGGCCGATCCGTTCCGCGTCGGCCAGGAACGCGTCCTCGTCGTTCCCGCTGAGGCGGGCCAGGACCCGGTCCAGCCGTGCGATCTTGATCTGGGACTGTTCGGCGCGCTGGGCGAGTTGGTCGATCAGCGCGGAGCCATCGGTCACATCGACCGCGTACGCCTTCACCAGCAGGTCATCGCGCAGGAACTGGGGATCACTCGGGGTGGCGGCGAACTCGGCGAGTTCGGCTCGGCCGGCCTCGGTGAGGGACTGGACGCGCTTATTGGGGCGCCCCTGCTGGATGATCTCGCGTCCGCTGACGAGTCCGGCCTGTTCCAGTTTGGTGAGCTCGGCGTAGAGCTGCTGGCGCCGGGCGTGCCAGAACTCGGCCATCCCGACGTCGAAGTTCTTGCTCAGCTCGTACCCGGTGGCCGCGCCGTCGAGCAGGGCTGCCAATACGGCATGCCGCAGTCCCATTCTCCCGCCTCCTCCATTACCTCTTGTCCATTATGCTAGCCATAACGTATATTAGTCATGAATCAGACTAGGCATGTGCATGACTATGCAAGGAGGCTGGCGCATGAACGTCGACCGTTTTCGGAATGGGATGGCCGGTGGTGACCTCGATGCGGTCGTCGCCACCCTGGCGCCGGACATCCGGTTGTTCAGCCCGACGACGCATCTCCCATTCCGTGGAATCGATCAGGTGCGGCCGGTACTCGGCGCCGTCCTGACGGTGCTCGAAGACCTGAGTTATGTGGGGGAATTGGCCGGGGCGGCGGATTCCGGTGGCGCGGTGCACGGTCTGTTGTTCCGCGGCCGGGTCGCCGACCGCGAATTTCACGGGCTCGATCTGCTCGAGCTCGACGGCACCGGGAGCATCGCGACGCTGACGATCATGGTGCGCCCGCTGTCCGGGCTCACCGCGCTGAAGGACGCGATGACCTCGGCGCTCGCCACCGGTCGTGTTCGATGAGGATCGGATATCACCTCGGCTACTGGTCATCGGCACCGCCGGCGCGGGCGTTGGAGACGGTGCGCGCAGCGGAGGCGCTGGGCTTCGACTCGTTATGGACAGCCGAGGCCTACGGCTCGGATGCGCTGACACCGCTCGCCTGGTGGGGTGCGTCGACGAGCCGGATCCGTCTCGCCACGAACGTGGTGCAGATTTCCGCGCGTACTCCCACCGCCACCGCCATGGCGGCGATGACGCTGGACCACCTGTCGGGCGGCCGATTCACGCTCGGACTCGGCGTGTCCGGGCCGCAGGTTGTGGAAGGCTGGTATGGACAGGCATATCCGCGGCCGTTGGCGCGGACCCGGGAGTTCATCCGGATCGTGCGCGAAGTCATCGCCCGGGAGCATCCCGTCGAGCACGACGGCCAGTTCTATCAGCTGCCCGATCAGCATGGCAGCGGCCTCGGGAAGCCGCTGCGGTCTACGCTGCATCCCCTGCGGCGAGACCTGCCGATCCTGCTGGGTGCGGAAGGCCCGAAGAACGTCGCGCTGGCCGCGGAGATCGCCGATGGCTGGCTGCCCCTGTTCTTTTCCCCACGCAGTGACGGTTTCTATCGTGCTGCACTCGCGGAGGGGTTCGGTCGGCCCGGTGCGCGTCGCCGCCCCGACGATTTCGAGGTGGCCGCGTCGGTGCCGATGATTGTCGACGACGACGTGGAAAAGGCCGCCGACCAGGTCCGCCCGCAGTTGGCGCTCTATATCGGTGGGATGGGTGCGCGCAGTGTCAATTTCCACCTCGATGTCTTCGCCCGCATGGGCTGGGAGGAGGT is part of the Nocardia sp. NBC_00565 genome and encodes:
- a CDS encoding LLM class F420-dependent oxidoreductase; protein product: MRIGYHLGYWSSAPPARALETVRAAEALGFDSLWTAEAYGSDALTPLAWWGASTSRIRLATNVVQISARTPTATAMAAMTLDHLSGGRFTLGLGVSGPQVVEGWYGQAYPRPLARTREFIRIVREVIAREHPVEHDGQFYQLPDQHGSGLGKPLRSTLHPLRRDLPILLGAEGPKNVALAAEIADGWLPLFFSPRSDGFYRAALAEGFGRPGARRRPDDFEVAASVPMIVDDDVEKAADQVRPQLALYIGGMGARSVNFHLDVFARMGWEEVCHTVQQLYLAGHKREAIAAIPTELVSDVALIGPAGKIREDVARWESTVVTTLLVQSVPFAGNDLEGLTAIAEALL